The following is a genomic window from Elaeis guineensis isolate ETL-2024a chromosome 10, EG11, whole genome shotgun sequence.
ATTGTTTTAGCGCCATTGTATCGTTCTGTACTTCTGTTTAAAAATGCCAGCTAGCATTCCCACTTTCATCTACTCTCAGGACTGGTACTGAGACTATATAGTGATGGCTGGTAAGCTGTGACTCTTTGTAATATGTGTTTAGCTTTGCCTATGTCGCCCTAACCTTCATTTTCCCATGTTTTGGATTAGATGACTGGTTTAGTAATCATTAGTTAATGTTAAAATTTAGATGCTAGTGCATCAGAGCAGGGGTCAAATGGATAATATTATAGAGGTTTGACATCCTTTGGTTAAGACACAGAAGTCTGTAATGTATGATCCATTTCTGAATAAATACTATTTCAATTTATGTAAATACACAAAGACTGCATATATTGGGATGACATTATAGTTTACAGAAGGCTACAGGCCATTAGACCAATTTTTTCTAACACAACATTCAGAACTCTCCTGAAATTCTATAAGGACTATCAACCAAATGCCTTCCATAAGAGAGATAAATCAACCATCATATATCCTTCCGTTGGGAAGGGATATAAGAGAGAGCTTGGCAGCAACGGCATGAGTaagcctttgttttttttttttttttaatgaaattctATTGAGTAATCATCTTCTTAAAATAGTCAACACATGTACCTATCTTTGTAaagttatatgattttttttaagttaTTGATATTATATTGGACCCTACCATTATAAGTTTCAGACCTTGCTATGTTGACATCGCGCATATCAAGTGCCCATGCTACACTTTGTCTAAGTGAACACAGTTGCTTTGTATGATCTCTTGTTTATTGTTCTGCTATGGTACCTTATGTTATATACTGGTCCCCAAAAGGTCATGGAGAGTCTGGAACATGCAATGAAACGTGATGCACCTATTATTGCTGAGTATTTGGGAGGTGCTGTTAACTGCGATGCTTATCATATGACGGATCCTAGAGCTGATGGGCTTGGCGTTTCATCTTGTATTGAAAAGAGCCTTGAAGATGCTGGAGTTGCACCAGAAGAGGTTAGTTGATTTTCTGTTTGGTTAATTTAATTGTTAGATGAACCATCTTTAGCTTCCTACTTTGGTCTTTTTTATAGAATCTCGTACGGTTCATCTGTAATcagtatttatatttatattgttAATTCATTGGACGAGAATTTATCCATAGTTTTTGTCCATCTTAGTATCAATAGTGGACATTTCTGTTGCAAGGACAAAAAATATTACTCCATAGAGTTATTATttgtttatcattttttttcttggatAAGTTTGTCTGGAATCCTATCTGTTGTGATACACGGTTCTTTTCTGCTTTTCATTTCAAAAGGAGTGGTGGTATTGTCCGATATTTGGTCTACTATCACTAACTTTAACCATGTGGACTccataattaaatttgaatatgTAAAGCATCTCCTATAAAACCTTCTTTCTAGCAGAACTCCGCTAATATGACTAGCAATCCTTAGTAATACAAGGATTCAGGATGATGATGCACAAATTGTCCCCCCTCAAAAAAATCTGTAGTGGTACAATGATACTTAAGTTCCCATTACAATGTGAGGAGTCTGCTGCCTCTTAAGAACTATTTAGACAATTATAGTCAAAATACTGAAGTACCTCTGAATTTCTATGCCCATGACCGGATGATGTCTTGCTTCCAGGTTAACTATATAAATGCCCATGCAACTTCCACACTTGCTGGTGACCTAGCAGAGGTGAATGCTGTTAAACAGGTTTTCAAGAACCCGTCAGAAATCAAGATGAATGCAACCAAGGTTAAGTCACTTTTCAATATTCCAAGTTTTACAATGATTTTTTGTTCATGCTTCTCTAATGCATTTCCTGTCTGCAGTCTATGATAGGGCACTGCCTCGGTGCAGCTGGGGGTTTAGAAGCCATTGCAACGGTGAAAGCCATGACTACTGGGTGGCTGCATCCAACCATAAACCAATTTGTAAGTATAAAGTTGCTTCAATGAAACACTATAAAAAGGAGTTTTACGTCAGGCAAGTGATGTGAGATGTTCTGTGTACATATCAATTGCAATTCCTTATGGGCAAAGCTGTCTTGATTTTCTTGCAGTGTAAGATGAGAACTGATTTATGTCTCAGTTAATATTTGTTTATTTGTTTCTTGTAAAATGCATAGTATTCAGTGATAGATAACTATAACCAAGACAAACATATAAAACAAATAAAAGGAAAAATAGTATCAAATGGTCATCATTAGCACATTGCAAGCTGTATACATGTTCATATGTGCATGTGCTCAAAGATAAATGGATGTTCGGAAGAGATGAACACATGATATCAAATTGAATGGGCCTAAGGGTTAAAATCATTTATTCAATTGCCTTTATGAATAGACAGTAATATGTGGCAGATACGGAAGCAAATGAAATCCATCCTTGTAACCAGAGCATATTGTAGTTTTAAGAGTAGTTATCAACATCTCTGATCATCTTCTTGCTTCTGTGCCTTAACCACAGAATCCAGAGCCTGCAGTTGAATTCGATACAGTGGCAAATAAAAAGCAGCAACATGAAGTGAATGTTGGTGAGTTGTaatagcctctctctctctctctctctctctctctctctctctctctctctaaccatAAACTTTGCCATGCAGCCATTTCTAATTCATTTGGATTTGGAGGACACAACTCGGTGGTGGTGTTTGCACCTTTTAAGCCATGATCCATCATAGTTTGCCTTTTCCATTTGGTGACGTTGTTTGCTTTTTCCATCATAGCTAGAGAAATCTTTCACATTTATGGGGGGAAAGAAGTTAGTTGTGGCAACAGGAATTATTCTTTCTAGTGAAGCAAGTTCGACAACAATAGCTTTTACTATTGAGGGAAGGAGTACCACTAGGTGGCTTAACTCAAGGCGCTTTGGTCACTTCAGGAAGAGGAGCAGTCGTCCTTGCGGCCCCCCTGCGATTGCGTTCTGATAGTATTGTATGTTTAGCATTTCATGCATTATCGGTTAAACGTTGCTAGGTTTTCCCAACCCCTTGTTTTATTCACAAACTTTCCATGATCGATTACATATACTTTCCCATTTGTATTCCTGGATTTGCGTCATAAGTTTTAATTGTTGGAGTTATTCTTTATATTTTCTACCCTTTCGAGCTTTAAAGAATCTTGATTCCCACACAAAAAAGACACCAAGGCGAAGTGTTGACGGTTACAGAAGCGTATCATGAATTAATTGAAGTATAACATAAATTGCATCTGCCCGGTTATGCAGTAAAAAGGATAATTGAGTTTTTCTACAACCCCAGCTTAGAAAAATCATTTTTTAGAGAGATTAGCATAACAATCAGTGGAATGAAAATTAAAAACAACAtgctgatattaaaaaaaaaagaggagggaaaaaggaaacagggTTACAGAAACTCTTTAGGGCAACTTGTCCAATGCAATGACGCCTATGCATCTTCCCTGCCCAAAATGAAGGATGATGGATCCAATCCTCCTTGTCCTCGAACCCCTTTCTGACGACTGCGAACCTTTTTTATGGCCATTAGTTGGGTTCATGCTTTGTAATTTACGATTCTTCGTGAATACAGTTCCGTTGGTTTAGGatgagaaattttatttttataaattaatataatttgatttaaaattccaTCTTGCTTTACAATAATTATGCCAGTGAAATGGATCGGATAAATAAGGGGAAAATGATATACTGTAATCCATAATAGTCAAAAACAattctaagaagaaaaaaaaaaaaaaatcactttgaGGGATAAGGGTgacatgcatttttttttttttttgataaaaataaatttctagtatgaatatatccaaaaaaatcaaaaaataaaatattcttaagtGAAATAGGAATCTCATATAAATCAGTCCATAGGTGCGATTCAAAGTGCTCCGCAACAAATATAGCTATCCAATCAGCAGTAGTATTAGTCTCACAAAAGGTATGTCTAATAGTACAGTCTGTACTATCCAACAATATAGAGGCTATATCATGCAGTAAGGGATAATGAGCGTCTCCACGCAAGCACCGATGAAGCCAAGACACCACCGCGGCAGAATCACCCTCAATAAACAAATAATTAGCATAAAGAATCCGATGCACATAGGTGATCCCAGTCTATGTGGCTTAGAGCTCTGCAAAAGAAATAGTTGAATCAAAGAGGTGATGCCTTTCAGCCACTACAAATCTAGAAGCAAAATTACAGATGATGAAGTCAAATGCACCACTCCTACTTCTAAAATTACCGTCGAAATTGACCTTAAAAAACTTCGAAGGAGAGGACTTCCATATGACAAACACACCCTGGGCCACTACCTGAGTAGGTTGGGAGTCCCAGGTCTCTAAAGATTTTGAGGCTACGTCAATCACCTCAACAACCAAAGTAAAAGCTCGCTCTAAGATGAATCTCATTTGGCATCTCCTAGCCTCAAACACCAGAGTATTCCTAGCAAGTTAGATATACTACGCAATATAGGCCGCTTGAATACCAACCGGTCTCAGTACTTCAGTAGCAACACACTGCCTCAACTGTTTCAGAAATTTATAGACCGACATGACCTCCTAAAGAAGAAATCCACAAAGCCCGGCCAGTTGCCACACCTGCACCGTCTTTGGACATCAGAAAAGGAGGTGCTCATCGGTTTCTTTCTCGCTACTGCAAACCGGGCACGTAGCCTAAAAGCCCATACCTCAAGCTCTCATGAGAGATCTGGTTGGAAGCCGTCGCCATGCCACCTtccaaagaaaaagataaacccgCGGATGCACTCCGATCCTTCAAATCCACCCAATGTTAAGTTGCCTCGAAGGCTCCTTCCGGAATATACAGTAAAGATCTCCGGTTGGCACCTTAGGCACACAGGAAGATCTCCAAACTCTGACATCCGAAGTGGTATAGCTCGGAATCACTAGCGACCGCACACGCTCAGTCAAATTTTCCACAAACAGTTGGGTCACAGCCTTAGAGTCCCATCCCGAGCAAGAATATCACACACCCTTGTAGAATCTCTGATGTCCATATTGATGAAAGTTGGCTATCGACACAGCGGTATCTCAGCTACTCACGAATCTAATAGGATGCTAACAGATAAGCCATTGTCCACAATCTACCTAATTTGTGAGCGAACCATAGAGATCCGCACACATAGGAAAGAACTCCTCCGAGTCGACTGGAACTCCACTCCAGCCTCTCATGATCCATACCTGGCAAGCAAAAAGCATGCCGCATGCCGAATAAGAAGGGTCTCTTTTATAGTGGCTAAGGACTGGATTCTCAAGCCACCATCCGCAGATGGCTGACACACTTCGGTGGCTTGTGGTGGACGAAGAAAAATTCACAAAGCCAAACCGTAAAAGCAAGTAAAAATAGAGTTATATAAACTGTACTGCAGCAGCGTAGGTAATCACAGTTCGAAGAAAGGACTAACTTGGTGTATTTATAAGAAGACCAAACACCCCATAACGAACCCACTGTTTCGTGAGAGTACCAAATACATTGAGTTGGACCACTATGTTATTCGAAAAAAATTGCAAAATGTTATCATCACCACTTTCTCTGCTCTATCCTGGGATGAACTTGCAGTTATCTTTATCGAGACAGCTTAATGTTTCTACTCTACAGATGCCAATCATGGTGATCCATTTCCAAACTTATGCCATCTAATTATGGAATTGTTTTTCTATATCTTTATTAGATAACCTACTCTCATCTTTCCATAATTATTGGGATCCATTTTCATAGAGTGAGTGCTCTCTAAATCATGGAAAATCATTACAATCTGTTTTCATGTTTGTTTGTGTTGTCTATAATCATGAGATCTTTTGTTGCTAACTTCCAGTTTTATACATACCATATAGCGATTCAAAGATCATAGGACTTGTATTGTATGAGAAAACACATATCCCCTGGATATTCTTCCCAACCAAATTTCTTCTTACACaaaaacatacatatatgtactAAAATCGTCTGGATCTATGGGTGCCATGGAGAAATAATCAACTAATATTCTACTTGGATCCTAACACACATGTATCTAATCCAAATATTCATTTCTATATGAATCCAAACGTGTCAAGATCTTTCCTCCTAGCTCCCAACTACTTACAAATAACCATAAATATTATGTTAGTAAATTCAACTCAACCGGTTTGTGAATCCAACCTTCATTTCCTTGCATCAAAGTCTAAAATTTCAATCATGCATTCCTCCACCCATAATAAACCTACAATAAGCAATGATTGTCTCGCCCACGCACATGTAGTAACTCCATTCCATTTCTCTACTTTCATTATTATGGGCTCATTTGGTttgtgggaagaacttttcttcctaaaaaataacttttcataaagttacttcttcaaaaattattttttaaaaataaaattttgatatgtttgattgatcatagaaaaataatttattacagaGTAGCTTATTTTTGATCGAAcacttatttttttgaaaaaactgtATAAAATACTTATTATACCTTTAGTagacataagatcatatcttttagctcttaaactttatataaatattaatattatattaatattttaatataataaaattattaatataaatataatataaatataaatattatattatattatatttatataaatattatgataatattaatataatattatattattattcaatatttcatcctaatcattcattgatattttgtaaaatcttaaTCGTAGatgttaaaaagatatttttagaaagaaaaaaatactatcaATTCGCATGCTATGAAAAGTGCTAAAACATATTTTTTCTACGGAtttcattttttataaaaaaaatattttttttatttttttaaaaaaattattattaatcaaaaattatcttttcatcCCTTCGCTCCATGAACCAAACCAATCCGTCCAAGTTTCCCCATGCGAAAGTAGGAGAAACGACGACACTGAACGTTGGCCACCAACCTTTTACCCTACCAAAAATGAAATACCAAAACACGCCCACTCCTCCCAGAACCCAAATAATGACACCCTTTCACCCGACACCCCAAAATTGACTCCCACAAGGCGTGGGCCCTTAGGATTGTACGCCGCTCTAGTCAGACGGCAACCGGTTGTTTCCTGCTCCCTACCAATCATACCCTTCCACGTAGCCCTACCGTCCGCTTCTACACGTGCCCTTCTCCTGACACGGATCTGCAGGGCGACGCCGTCAACCACGTCCGTCAAGCCTCAAAGCACCCAAAATAATGCGATGCGATAAAACTTAAAAAGAAATATATCGGGCGTCAAAACGCCCGTCAGGAGGGCATCGCCGGTCGGCAGAAACCCTTCTCCCCCCCCGCTCCATCCCGTCGCCCTCCCCACCCGAAGCCCCAAAAAGCAAattcccacccttttcccctcgCCGTCTCCACTTGATCCCTCTCCCCCACGCCTTCCGCCGGATCTCCACTATGGAGGACGACGACGACGCCCGCTCCGACTCTCTGTCCCCATCCCCGCCGCCGTCGCCGCCCCCGCCCCTGCACCCTGTCTCCGTGGTGGCGCCCTCCACTGTCGACGACGACCCGAGCCCCGACGCCAACGGTCGTACCGCCATCGAGCCCGTCACCGTCGCCGCCCCGCCCCACCACTCCCTAACCCTAGCCCTCCCCATTCAACGACCCTCCGCCGCCAGCACCCCTGGCGGCGGCGGCCGGGAAGATTGCTGGAGCGAGGGCGCCACCTCCACCCTGATCGATGCGTGGGGTGAGCGGTATCTGGAGCTCAGCCGCGGCAACCTGAAGCAGAAACACTGGCAGGAGGTGGCCGACGCCGTCACGAGCCGCGAGGGCTACACGAAGACCGCGAAAACCGATGTCCAGTGCAAGAACCGGATCGATACTCTCAAAAAGAAATACAAGATCGAGAAGTCCAAGATCGTCTCCGGCGTCGCCGCCACCTCCTCCTGGCCCTTCTTCAGCCGCCTCGATGACCTCCTCGGCCCCAACCACAAGCCCACCCCGGCCCCTGCCCCTGCCCCGGCCCTGCCTCCCCCTGCCAATCCGAGCAACCCGCAACATCCCTCGAAAATTCCGGCCGGCGTCCCGATCCTCCCCCAATTCCCCCAGCGGCAGCGCACCTCTCACCGCTCTTGGAACCAGAGCAAGAAGAGGAGGAGATCGCCGCCGTCGGTGTCGTCCCGGTCGGCCGGGAGGTCGGCGGACTCATCCGACGGGTTCCCTCCGGAGCCGTCTGCGAACAGGAAGAGGCGGAAGCGGGCGAGCGGGGTGGAGGACGAGAAGGAGGGGATGCAGGAGCTGATGCAGGCGATAGTGAGGTTCGGGGAGGTGTACGAGAGAGTGGAGAGCTCGAAGCTGCAGCAAGCGATGGAGATTGAGAAGCAGAGGATGGCGTTCACGAAAGAGCTGGAACTCCAGAGGATGGAGTTCCTTATGAAGACCCAGATGGAGCTCACCCAGCTGAAAAGCCGCCATCttgggaagaggaggaggagggatgAAGCTGGTGACAGCGGCAACCGCCGCCGCCACCACCACCACCGGAACGGCAACAGCAGTAACAGTAATAACAGTCAAAACAGTGGGTAGATAAGGGGTAGGTAGGAGAGTTTTATGGTCATTTGGGTGTTAGGAAAGATTTGGAAGCCAATGTCAGCTAGATCTAATATGGGAGTTTGTAGACAGCCCTATCCCTCTTCTGCAATCTAAAGAAGGTTGAAAGGAATTGTACTCTGTTCTCTGTCAGGCAAATTTAATGATTAATGTTACGGTGTTGGTAATTATGAAAATGATCTTTTTTAGAAAATGGATGTGCTTTTCTCTGAAATTTTTGACAGATGATGTAAAGTGGAAAGCTTCTGAGCGGCAGGATGAATTTGGAAATCAAATGTTAGGATTATATCTACATGGGATTTTGGGCAAATTTAGTTTATTAATGATATACGATGGTTGATTATGAAATGATTAATGATATATGATGGTTGATTATGAAAtgatctttattattattattattattattattattattattattattattattattattttatggacGTGATGTTCTGTGGAAGTTTTGACATCTAAGGTATCAAAAGGTCAAAGGGCTGTCTGTCTTCCAGATGTTCGGGCGATAAGGATATGGGATTTCCAAACAACtaaatttcttttcaaaattcaaagcaATCGATAGTTATTTAAATGTATGAGACTGGGTTCTGTTCTATCTTTGGACAACTTAATTTTGTAATAattatgatgatgaagatgatgatctttTATAAGGATGTCATGTCTTTTAAGAGTCTTAGCGTGAGTACGTTCCTCGAAAATTGTGTGAGAAACAACCAAAAGAAGAGACCTTTTTTGGCTAAAAGCAATAAACAATTGATCTTAAGTTCAATTGTTGCAATATTGCTCGCCACATTTAGTTTATTTATATTATGATGACTGTGATGATGATCTTTTCTATGCCTGTCGTATTCTCTAAGAGTTTGAAATCTAATGcagagtagaaattttttttttttcgaaaattcaatgAGATTCGAGAATCCAGAtttaaaacaaacaaacaaaagtGTTGGGTTGTGTTCCTAGAAGCcatcgacagctgatgttgagattAATATAAATTGAAGCTACAACAGAATGCATAAGTTGGTGGGGTTGCAAGATTATAAACAGGATCTAGAGACTAGAATAGTACATATAGTAAAATATAGGAATACAAAATCaactacaaaaaataaaaaagaaacagAATTTgtttccaaaaatattaaaaagaaaagatgatgtTAGTGTTTCAACCTTAATTGCCATACATACAACATTATAACACACAACTCGTGGGTTGGTGGGGATGAAAGAAGACCCCATCTTACAAACAGGACCTTAGAGCATGATATGGGAGGAAGATGCACTTGATGTCTGAAGCTAGGATGGATGCCCACTAGGGTAGGGTATAACTACTAGTTGGACCAGACATGGATCAGACCTTGCTTGTTGCCAGTGTAGATCTCATTCCTGTCCTCATCATAGAACAGGGCAGTCACATCCTCCAAAGCTTCCCTGATGGTGCTCCGGATGGTCGATCGATTGGAATCACCTCGCTTGCGAGGGGAAATCTGGAGTGTAGAGTCCAGTGGGCATATTTTGGCAATGCACTTCCCAGTAAGGATGTTGCTCATGTTGATGGATCCAACAGGAGAAGCTGCAGAGGTTTCATTAGGTCATAGGATCAGAAATCATTGTGACACAAAAACAGCAGATAAAATTTATCTGTGATTCGAAGCAAGGAAGACACCTTCTCCCTCATCTTCACTTCCATCTTCAGCCTTGCAGTAGGAGATAATCAGATCCTGGTCGCTGGTGATGTAAATGTTGTTGGTATTACAATCGGGATGCCACAGCAGGTGGTCTTCAAAGGAAGTAACGAGTTCTCCGCGGAAATTCCACACTGCAACTGTCCTGTTCCGGAACGTTAAGAAGAGGTGGTTTTCATAGAGGAAGATGAATGCTGAGGGGGTCATGAATTCAGATCGGCTCACTTCAATCAGGTTCGAGTTCCGCACCTGCACCAACAGCTATAGAATATGATGACTGAAATGAAGAATATATTGTAGAAGGTACAGGAGGAAAAGGATGTAGCAGCTTACATCGCGAATCTGAAGGTTCTCATTCTCTTGCTTGACCAGAAGCTTCTCATTGAACTGCTCGATGAAGTCAACCTTCTTGTTACGGTGTAACAGGTGATTGAAAGATTTCAACACTGTTCCATCTTCAATTGACAGGATAGTCAGTGGAACATAACCAGGAGTCCTCTGGTATATTAGCAGCATGATTCCTGGACTGTaattgagagagggagagagagatcataAGATGGACAGATTCAGATGCATCAAAGTAATGCTTGATGCATAAATGAGATActtgaaaaaacaatcaaaaaccTTATTTTGATCTCCTGTATATTCTTATCACTTATCGAGTACAGATAGGAGTAATTCTTCAGGTCAAATACCTTGTAGGTTCTGCAAATGTTAGCATGAATCTGATTAGACAACCACATAGCTATATCATGATAACAATATGCAGAAGGGATGAAAGTTTGCTTACCCATCCTGAGCTGAATAAGTTAGTACTTTGCCATTTACATCATCAAATTCAACAAAACCAGGCCACTTTAGTGACTCAGTTTCAAAAAGAGGATAGCCAGCATCCAACTGATTCCTCCTAATATACCTGTCAGAGTTCCGTGAAATGTCATGAATGAAGGTTGAAAGGTTTATTGCTGATTCAAATATCAATACAGACCATTCATTCATCAATGCCAATCCTAAATAATTAGGATAAGAAAATTGTTAACTAGTTGTAACCATAACTAATACGGTAACTAATTGTTAATAAAATCAAGACAATCTCAATAACAGACACAATGAGCTACGATCACTGTGGGAATCCTGTCTTTTCTGTAATATAGGTACATTATGATCATGGTTGAGAATCCTATCTTTTCTGTAACATAAATAATCAGTTTGACAAGAATAGCGACCGAGAAGAAGAGAGATGAACAGTTCTTTCATCAACACAAGAATAACTAGAGGATGAAATAATCATAAATAAGCATACTTGAAAAGTTAAGATCCTCGCATAAATTAAATTTCTTACTCTATTGGAGTTGTCCTGCACTTCAAGGAACTGAAATGGTCCGATGCATAAACCGACACTGTGATAAGTGACTCGTTATTCTTATTATAAAACAAGCTTCTAATCACTTCATCAGGACTTATGTTCAAGAAGCATATGCGTTTGTTTGTTGCTGTCAACAAAAAGAATAAAGAGGTGCAAATGACAATCAAAATAAACTAAAGGGTCAACAGAAAAATGTTAAAATGACAGGCTTACTCCGACTGAAAGCAGCACAGAGACCCGATTGTGCAAGAGCAAATATGACATCTTTTGCTGCAACAATCTCAATGATTTTGGACCTCTTCTTTAGAAATTGCAATCTCAGAAAAAAATTGACATTGTGATCATAGGTATCAAATTCCTCCTGCATAACCCAATGAAGGAtcatttctcctttttttttttttttgtggccaAAAAAAGGAATCATTTCAAATACACAGCATTTGTTTAGCATGAGGCAAGGTGAGAACTGATGAAGCTTAGAACCTGCTGTCATTTCACGGTGACTGATGCATTTCATATAAAAGTACTCCTTTTTCTGAACAAATACTTAAAACACTATTGCTTAATCAATACGATAATCCCATATACCAGACCTGGCCCTAAGTCTGATCTTGTTTCatcaatcaaatataaaatagaGTAATCGTGTTTGACTCACCTAGGTATTTTAAAGCTTTCTTGCGCAAAACCCTGAAAAGATTGGTCAGAAGCACATATAATAAAAAGTACCAAGATGAGCTAAGAAAATGAGGAACACAAATGGGTTCCAATACCTTTCCTCACATGCAAGCACCATGACTGCTATGACCAGATAAAAGTTGTTTTACAAATCTAATTCTAGGTCACTCATAGGGAAGAGATTTAGATGGCAACCTATTGCAACTGCAACAGGTTAATCATTCAAAGGATGAGAAGGATGATTTATCATGGACATACTCCATGTATCACATTAATCCCTGGAATTAACCCCcctttcccctcttttttttgtgGTTGTTGGTGGTGTGGGGGGTGGTGGGGTGTGCAACTTAAACCATCCCCCTCATCCACCATACGAGCAATGCATTATGGTTGCAATGGGTTGGAGACTTAAACCACTTCCCACCAACAGAAGCTTGCAAGATTCGTA
Proteins encoded in this region:
- the LOC105053319 gene encoding trihelix transcription factor ENAP2; translation: MEDDDDARSDSLSPSPPPSPPPPLHPVSVVAPSTVDDDPSPDANGRTAIEPVTVAAPPHHSLTLALPIQRPSAASTPGGGGREDCWSEGATSTLIDAWGERYLELSRGNLKQKHWQEVADAVTSREGYTKTAKTDVQCKNRIDTLKKKYKIEKSKIVSGVAATSSWPFFSRLDDLLGPNHKPTPAPAPAPALPPPANPSNPQHPSKIPAGVPILPQFPQRQRTSHRSWNQSKKRRRSPPSVSSRSAGRSADSSDGFPPEPSANRKRRKRASGVEDEKEGMQELMQAIVRFGEVYERVESSKLQQAMEIEKQRMAFTKELELQRMEFLMKTQMELTQLKSRHLGKRRRRDEAGDSGNRRRHHHHRNGNSSNSNNSQNSG
- the LOC105053058 gene encoding uncharacterized protein, yielding MENHKKSLLRVRFRVTARKRGRELNSGEGSARKLRERDCVNSVRKLHRREIGGFPRMARGTATNAPEKFRNIQLQEEFDTYDHNVNFFLRLQFLKKRSKIIEIVAAKDVIFALAQSGLCAAFSRTTNKRICFLNISPDEVIRSLFYNKNNESLITVSVYASDHFSSLKCRTTPIEYIRRNQLDAGYPLFETESLKWPGFVEFDDVNGKVLTYSAQDGTYKVFDLKNYSYLYSISDKNIQEIKISPGIMLLIYQRTPGYVPLTILSIEDGTVLKSFNHLLHRNKKVDFIEQFNEKLLVKQENENLQIRDVRNSNLIEVSRSEFMTPSAFIFLYENHLFLTFRNRTVAVWNFRGELVTSFEDHLLWHPDCNTNNIYITSDQDLIISYCKAEDGSEDEGEASPVGSINMSNILTGKCIAKICPLDSTLQISPRKRGDSNRSTIRSTIREALEDVTALFYDEDRNEIYTGNKQGLIHVWSN